The following coding sequences are from one Mesorhizobium onobrychidis window:
- the msrB gene encoding peptide-methionine (R)-S-oxide reductase MsrB, whose protein sequence is MIRRDFLWSGAAVALLAGTAAALRMGRPQDAHATETFEVTKTEAEWRAILSDAAFNVLRKEGTEYPGTSPLLNEHRKGIFACAGCDLPLYSSETKFDSGTGWPSFWQEIPNSVGMTVDRSLGMTRTEVHCRRCGGHLGHVFDDGPPPTGLRHCINGVALTFKPATA, encoded by the coding sequence ATGATCCGGCGCGACTTTCTTTGGAGCGGTGCCGCTGTGGCATTGTTGGCAGGCACGGCGGCAGCGCTGCGCATGGGTCGGCCGCAGGATGCACACGCGACCGAAACCTTCGAGGTCACCAAGACCGAGGCCGAGTGGCGCGCCATCCTGTCCGATGCGGCTTTCAATGTGCTGCGCAAGGAAGGCACCGAATATCCCGGCACCAGCCCGCTGCTCAACGAACACCGCAAGGGCATCTTCGCCTGCGCCGGCTGCGACCTGCCGCTCTATTCGTCCGAGACGAAGTTCGATTCCGGCACCGGCTGGCCGAGCTTCTGGCAGGAGATTCCCAATTCAGTCGGCATGACCGTGGACAGGTCGCTCGGAATGACCCGAACCGAAGTCCACTGCCGCCGCTGCGGCGGTCATCTCGGGCATGTCTTCGACGACGGCCCGCCGCCGACCGGCTTGCGTCATTGCATCAACGGCGTCGCCTTGACCTTCAAGCCGGCCACCGCCTGA
- a CDS encoding fasciclin domain-containing protein, producing the protein MRKFATLLLAGTVAVSALATAAYAQNPMVGGAAMYATKNIVENAVNSKDHTTLVAAVKAGGLVDTLQSAGPFTVFAPTNEAFAALPAGTVDTLLKPENKDKLVKILTCHVIGAKAMAADVAKMAMDDGGAHKVKTAGGCELTLKADGGKVTVTDENGNVANVTVADVEQSNGVIHVIDKVLLPKM; encoded by the coding sequence ATGCGTAAGTTCGCCACCCTTTTGCTTGCCGGAACGGTCGCCGTCTCCGCGCTCGCCACCGCCGCCTATGCCCAGAATCCGATGGTCGGCGGCGCCGCCATGTATGCCACCAAGAACATCGTCGAGAACGCCGTCAATTCGAAGGATCACACCACGCTGGTCGCGGCCGTCAAGGCCGGTGGTCTCGTCGACACGCTGCAGAGTGCCGGTCCCTTCACCGTGTTCGCGCCGACCAACGAGGCCTTTGCAGCACTTCCGGCCGGCACCGTCGACACGCTGCTCAAGCCCGAAAACAAGGACAAGCTGGTCAAGATCCTGACCTGCCACGTCATCGGTGCCAAGGCGATGGCCGCCGACGTCGCCAAGATGGCCATGGACGATGGTGGCGCGCACAAGGTCAAGACGGCTGGCGGCTGCGAGCTGACGCTCAAGGCCGACGGCGGCAAGGTCACCGTGACCGACGAGAACGGCAATGTCGCCAATGTGACGGTCGCCGATGTCGAGCAATCGAACGGCGTTATCCACGTCATCGACAAGGTTCTCCTGCCGAAGATGTAA
- a CDS encoding anti-sigma factor has translation MTPAEDNGPEPGGDDLFAAEYVLGVLDADEREIASRRIDADAAFARLVDTWEAHLSPMAAAYPETEPPIRVKEALDRRLFVAEPRAGLWSSLAFWRGLAAASIAALAIYIAVPYLNPPVEQPRLVASLAADGSDVRYLAVYDAAHREVGLSHVSGERAAGKDFELWMIEGKNAPVSMGIIPAGQTARMTISAAVQEKLAQGAVLAVSLEPAGGSPTGQPTGPVVAAGDLKSI, from the coding sequence ATGACGCCGGCAGAAGATAACGGACCGGAACCTGGGGGCGACGACCTGTTCGCCGCCGAATACGTTCTTGGCGTGCTTGACGCGGACGAACGCGAGATCGCGTCTCGTCGCATCGACGCGGACGCCGCTTTCGCGCGCCTTGTCGATACCTGGGAGGCGCATCTTTCGCCGATGGCCGCCGCCTATCCGGAGACAGAGCCGCCGATCAGGGTCAAGGAGGCATTGGATCGCCGGCTGTTCGTGGCAGAGCCTCGCGCCGGCCTCTGGTCCAGCCTTGCCTTCTGGCGCGGTCTTGCCGCAGCTTCTATCGCGGCGCTGGCGATCTACATCGCCGTGCCTTACCTCAACCCGCCGGTCGAACAGCCGCGGCTCGTTGCCTCGCTGGCTGCCGATGGCAGCGACGTCAGATATCTTGCCGTCTACGACGCCGCCCATCGCGAGGTCGGCTTGTCGCATGTCTCCGGCGAGCGCGCCGCCGGCAAGGATTTCGAGCTGTGGATGATCGAGGGCAAGAACGCGCCGGTCTCGATGGGCATCATCCCGGCCGGTCAGACCGCGCGTATGACCATCTCCGCGGCCGTGCAGGAAAAACTTGCGCAGGGCGCCGTTCTTGCGGTCAGCCTTGAACCGGCCGGCGGTTCGCCGACCGGCCAGCCGACCGGCCCTGTGGTCGCTGCGGGCGATCTGAAGAGCATCTGA
- a CDS encoding sigma-70 family RNA polymerase sigma factor, translating into MTPQDISNLIVQTSMKDRAAFDLLYRQTSAKLFGVCLRVLKDRGEAEEALQEVFVKIWTKADRFAVSDLSPISWLVAIARNHAIDRIRARREPAAYIDAALEVADPAPGPEAAVVAGGESERIYRCLDELEKPRAAAVRGAYLDGESYAELAVRHGVPLNTMRTWLRRSLLKLRECLER; encoded by the coding sequence ATGACGCCGCAGGATATCAGCAATCTGATTGTCCAGACTTCGATGAAGGACCGGGCTGCGTTCGATCTGCTCTACCGGCAGACCAGCGCGAAACTTTTTGGCGTTTGCCTTCGTGTATTGAAGGACCGGGGAGAGGCAGAAGAGGCGCTGCAAGAGGTCTTCGTCAAGATATGGACGAAGGCGGATCGTTTCGCCGTCTCGGATCTAAGCCCGATTTCCTGGCTGGTGGCCATTGCGCGCAATCATGCGATCGACCGGATAAGGGCGCGGCGAGAGCCTGCCGCCTACATCGATGCCGCGCTCGAGGTGGCCGATCCGGCGCCGGGACCGGAGGCTGCGGTTGTTGCGGGCGGTGAATCCGAGCGCATCTATCGTTGTCTCGATGAATTGGAAAAGCCCCGGGCGGCGGCCGTCCGGGGCGCCTATCTGGACGGCGAAAGCTATGCCGAACTGGCCGTACGCCATGGCGTGCCGCTGAACACGATGCGGACCTGGCTGCGGCGCAGCCTGTTGAAGCTCAGAGAGTGTCTGGAAAGATGA